A segment of the Panicum hallii strain FIL2 chromosome 1, PHallii_v3.1, whole genome shotgun sequence genome:
TGGCGCGGACGGCAAGTTTCAATCCGCGTAACTAAACGCATTGCCTGGTGGTTCGATCGAGGTTCAGCGCACGGACCTGTCGTGATCTGTCTGATCTTACATGCTCTCGCAGTGGCAGCGGACTGCAAAAATTCCCTGCGCATTTGCTGCTGATGACAGCGGCACGCGATCGCGACGCGCCTCGGCTGGCCAGGTGGCACGCACCGAAAAACTTCGCAAAAACTAACGGTTTTGGAGTTCAGTGGGCGAAGACAACCAATCCTCTATTGGAATAGAAGCTCCCTACACACATTAGCATAGGCAGCAGTAGCATTTAGCTGAGATGCCACGGTGACGCAGACGAATTCTTGGCGCTTTTGCTCGCATCAGGCTGAAAAGGGAAGCGAAAGGGGAAAAGCAAGCGCTCGGGTGGAGGACACAAGGGCGCGCGGCAGGCAGGCACCATTAGCCGCATTCCGGAGGGGCCCCGTGCGGTCCAGGGCGGCGAGCTTTTCCCACGGCGCggggggccaggtggcgcacCTGCCCGGCagcccgccgcccgctcccTGCAACTTGCCCTCCTCGGCCCGTTCCGACTCCCGAGAACTGACGAGGCATCGGGCATCAGCACGCCTACGACACGCTAGGAAAAGAAGCTTCCACTCCCCCTCGGGCCCTCCCTCCCACTAGCTTCAGCTCACCACTTCACCAGTTCACCTGCCCCGACTCCCCCCATCCGGTGATTCCGTTGCCGTGGGTCCGTCGCCATCGCGCCGCGCGCCACTTCCACTGCAGTTCCCACCCTTTTCCCCCTCCTTTCATTGCCGTCCCGGCTCGACGTGCATCCTCGGCACGCACGCCACCGCGGGGAGTGAGGAGCAGCACAGCGTAGTGCTATAAATGGGCAGACATGGCTCCAGCAGCGGCCTCGCTTTCCCAGTTTGCTCGCGCCCCCCACCTCAGCTCAACGTCATCCCGCCGCTCTCCAAGCCAGGCACCGCCATGAGTCCGGGAGGTGGGCGTCgcgtgggcggcgccggcgacaaGAACAACCCGCCCCCGCAGGGAGTGCACCCGCGCTACGTCCCCAAGAGAGGGGCGGTGCTGAAGGGGATCGTCCGCGGCGTGCTCCGCTGCTTCCTCCCCGCCTCCAGCGCGCCGGCGGgctccggcggccgccgcgTGCGCCCGGCGCCGGTCGAGGTAGGAGCAGGAGGAGATGATGGCGCGGAGCAGGGGAAGTAGGCTGTAGGCGTGGGTAACATGTGCATCCGCGGTGCCgatcggctttgccacggcctgACTTTTTATCTGGGCCGTCCGTTGATGTTTGTTTAGTACGCCGTGCTGCTTTGTGTTGTGCTGCTGTTGTGTCGTTGCAATCTGTTCTTTCGTATCTCTATGCAGTCCCCAACTACTGCTTGTTTGTGCTGCTCTCTTGTGTTTCTGCAGATGACCTTAAGCGATCCTTGAGGGTTTAAAGTTCTTGATTGAAAAGCTATTTCTCTCATAGGGGTATGCCAGTAATAATCCCTCGTTTTAAGTTCTTGATTCAAAAGCTATTTAACTTTGTTTAATTAGTCCCCTCTGCTTCTCAAATCTGTTCTCGCCTCCGCTTGATTCAGAGGGTTACTCCGTTTGTACTAACTTTACAAGAAACAGAGCGAACTCTACAGGTGGGAGTATATGCGGAGAGAGACGAGCAGCAAGTGCAAGCTTCCACTCAACGAGCAGCAACAGGTGCACGGGAAGATCTTCAGGAAGATGCCATGGGAAATGATCAGGCTTCTAAATGGTTTTTTTTGCCAATAATCTCACAGGTCCAGGTCGTGGGTTCACTTACAGACAATATTTCTTATTCTGTAAAAGTTTCTTCAAGATCTCGTAATTTCTAAATTTAACACGACGAGATGTCACTTCTGTACATGGAACGAGTGATTGCAATAACTGGCAGTTATGCAGTAGCATGTAATAGAACAGTCACATAATCACATTGCGCTGGACTGTAATTTTGAATGCAGAGAGACGACAATCTCTTGCTGATATGCTGATGGGTAAAATTTCACTCTCCCTCATTCTGCAATTCAATGTCACAACTGATATTTCAAAAGAGATAATGCATATGCTAAAACCTAAAATAAACTTGTAAATAATCTATTGCAAACTAATCCGTGAACAGAAAATCCAGTATGTGACTGGCCAGCCGAAAATTATCCTTACATTGTGTGCTCAGGATGAGCGATCTCAACCATACAGAATGTATGTTACCATGACGCATGTTTTTTTGTATCTATTCCGCTACAAGTACAGGGATATGTTAGATGAGACTGCAAAGGGCACCTCCAGAAAAAAATGTCACCACGGCAAAGAAGCTTCAGTCAGTCAACCAACTGCACCTGACTAGCCTTTAACTTTCTTGGACCTCTTTGGGAAAAGCTCATGCCCCTCAAGAAGAACCTCTTGGTGCATCTGCTCCCATTTTACATCAAACTGGCTATGGAACCTATCCTGGTACCACGCCTTTATCTCAGGATAAAGAAAATTTGGATCGGCCTTCCATGCATCTCTTAGTGCTGCTCGGCTGTCGATTAATTTTCGACTGATGATCTCTTGACCAATCTTCAGTTTTTTATCAATATGCATCCTAGCAAGAAGATCTCCAACTCTTCTTTGGCTGGCAGGCCCGAAGACAAAAGATGGTGATAGTGCCAGAAAATCCTTAACATTTCTTAGACATGGCAAGACATCCCCTTTAAGCAAAGCACACGCAAATACCTGCAGGCGACTGGTGTTGTCTTGGATAGGTAAACTATGCAAGGGAAGCTGCCAATTATGTCGAGAAAAGATCGGACTAACATAACAATAGACTTGGTCATTCAGGGGGTCATAGTAGGGTTTCGGATCTTCCAAAGGAGCAGAGAAGGTGCAAAGAGAACTGGCATACTTTAACAGCCACCCTGGCTTTATACTAGTTACACCGTGCATGTATAACCTCTTTGTCTCAAGTAGCTCTGAGTAAACTACAAGCTCTGGGGCAACCTGGGCAACAGACGATGATCGGTGCAGATATATGGTATCGTTAAGTGCGCAAGATTGATAACGAACAGCTCGAACCTTTTGATCATCTCGTGCTGACCTGGAATAGGTGTAATTCCTCCTTGCAACTCTATCAACCCATCCAGCACAGATTCCTTGCCCCAGAATTTCTTCTTCATTAATTTGCAATGGTCCTTTACTAGACTCACTCCTCCAGGCCTGCTCAACATCATCAGAATCCCCAGAATTCCAAGCAAATTCCTTGCAAAATTTGGTGTGGTGAAATGTTAACCGGAGAAGTTGCTTTCTCAATTTTGACATCTCTTCCATTGTTTTGAGATGAAGTGAATTAATTCTGCAGAATTCCACTGGGCTTTCTGACAACTCAAAAAACTGTAGGGCACGAGCAATGGTTAAAGCATCACTGCTAGGGTTACAAAATTTTTCCTGCGCCTCTCTAACCATGGCCCTGTGCTTCTTCTGTCTCTTCCGTTCACATGGATCATTAGCTTCTGGATTTGCGTTGTTTTCTTCAGATTCACCATTAATATCACATTCATCCAACTGCTTGAGAAATGGATTAGTAAAACTCAAAGctgatgcagcagcagcagcatatCCAAGTATGAAGTTAGATCTAGCAAGGCCTTGCTGGCTCTTCAAAATCTTAATCACTGTCAGAAGAAGCCGAGAATGTCGTGGGCTCATGGGGTATTGCGCCATAGCCTTTCCCATTGGTGTAAGTTTTCCATTAGCATCGTTTTCAAGTGCTTCCAATGTCTTTAAGCAATGCTCAGCTTCAACCAAACTTTCCTTGTTTGGAGGCGTAGGGAAAGGAAAGTTCACAACCTGAAATTTGTCACATATTAGCACAAAAAAAGTCTAAGAATAGATGATTATATGGTGGAAATGAGCCTTTTATGCCAGTACCTTATGGATACCCATAAACTTGAGCATAAGGACAACGCCTTCAACTGAAATTTTCTTAATCTCAGGTTCAGCGAATTCAGGAAATAAATCGTCTTTACCAAATGCTGCAGCTGAGTAGAGACGGTAACAGTGCCCAGGCCCTGTTCTTCCAGCTCTTCCAGCACGCTGGGATGCCGATGCCTTGCTTATCCATTGGACTTCATAACTTGACATTCCAGTAGCATGGTCGTATTTTTTAACTTTTTCTTTCCCAGTATCAACTACATATTTTATGCCGGGAATTGTTAAAGAGGTTTCTGCGACATTAGTTGCCACCACAACTAATCTTTCCCCCTCAGGGATATCTTGAAACACTTGAAGCTGCTGAGAAGCTGGCAACATTGCATAAAGAGGCAAGACATGGAGTCTACCATGAGATACAGGAATACGTTCTGTACATTTACTGAAACAATGAACAGAGGGACTGGACTTTTCTTCACTAGTAGCATCACTTGATTTCTCAACACTTTCTGGCACTCCTGATATTCCTGATAGAGCTCCAAATGACGCCTTCAACACAGATGAGTTCTCAGTGTTTTTCAAAAATGCTAATACTTTAGCATCCTTTTCTGTGGTTTCATATGTAACAGACTCTTCATCATCAGTGTCAGTATCCATTTCGCCCTCTGTTTCATTGTCAGAAGAACCAGAATCCGGCCCAGGATccatatcatcatcatcatcatcatatgAGCAAAATATGTCATCTTGGTGCTCAGATTTGTTCCTATCAATATCGTATGCTTCCAAAATTTCCTTATCACCTACTTCTGGGCATGGACCATTATCATCGCCATCAATTTTTTCAGGCTTCTTAGCAGTTTGCGCCTTGGATGCTCTTTGCAATTTCTTACACAAGTAATCCACTTCTCGTTGTCCAGTGACAAATACAAGGATTCCACCTGGTGGAAGCCTCTTGTGGATTGACATAACCTTTTTATAAGCTTGACCTAAATAATCATCTTGTGTCCTCTTTGAGAAGTGAACTGTTACTGGAAACTGTCGCACAGGTACCTTAACAGCTGGTGGGATCACATCAAACAATCTTCTATTAGAAATGAAGTCCTTCAACTGTAGAGTAGCACTCATGAGAACCACTTTCAACTGACTTATCCTATCCTCTGGCTCGATCTTCACTCCAGACCGTATTTTATACTGCTGATCTGCATATAAATTCTGCCATGTCCCAAAGGTTAGCAATGTACTTTTACTTAATTTATGTGAAATACAATTTTTTTTCTCGGATAATGAAATACAGTGTTAAGTTTCAACCTTGCGACCCTTTATTATTCTAGAAAGCATCCCAATAAGTATATCTGTGTTCAAGCTCCTTTCatgtgcctcgtccaatatGATCACCGAATAGTGCCTCAACAGAAAATCATCCTGCAGAAATATTTAGGTGATTATGTGCAGGATTTAGATTATGTCTTACGCGTATCAATTATAACATCACAATATGGCCACATATACATTTCAGGATCCCAATCATCATCACTTGCATGCATAAATTATGGGAGACAACTGATTCAGTGATCACACCATCATGGAACAACTAACTGATTGACAGAGTAAACCACTGGCACCATGAATAAACCTTAACATGATAGCTTATATGGGCCAGCATATGTGATAATTTTGCAGTAAACTAAAGATATGATCTCAAAGACTGCAACATAGGTTACCAGGATAAGAATATCTTGAGTGAAGAAGACATCTCTATTAAATAAATAGATCCACAGAAGATAGATAAG
Coding sequences within it:
- the LOC112886999 gene encoding uncharacterized protein LOC112886999; its protein translation is MGRHGSSSGLAFPVCSRPPPQLNVIPPLSKPGTAMSPGGGRRVGGAGDKNNPPPQGVHPRYVPKRGAVLKGIVRGVLRCFLPASSAPAGSGGRRVRPAPVEMTLSDP
- the LOC112886982 gene encoding ATP-dependent RNA helicase DEAH13-like isoform X2, with the protein product MVETLKEKRRRAMQLSKAGLNVPEELSLFKTSSDKKISENSDNMEQILPAEFVEPAKSEDPCSEHKNNMKNDSMKAMECQPKMDVRVSISEPKTEGPSDNAHLLANQKIQSSIPCCSGSELDLQGKEPGQGQREAAVQECFGPPIVVPVSRPHEVEKARRDLPIIMMEQEIMEAIYENSIVILCGETGCGKTTQVPQFLYEAGFGTSDRADRRGMIGITQPRRVAVLATARRVSYELGLKLGREVGFQVRHDKLVGSNCSIKFMTDGILLRELQDDFLLRHYSVIILDEAHERSLNTDILIGMLSRIIKGRKNLYADQQYKIRSGVKIEPEDRISQLKVVLMSATLQLKDFISNRRLFDVIPPAVKVPVRQFPVTVHFSKRTQDDYLGQAYKKVMSIHKRLPPGGILVFVTGQREVDYLCKKLQRASKAQTAKKPEKIDGDDNGPCPEVGDKEILEAYDIDRNKSEHQDDIFCSYDDDDDDMDPGPDSGSSDNETEGEMDTDTDDEESVTYETTEKDAKVLAFLKNTENSSVLKASFGALSGISGVPESVEKSSDATSEEKSSPSVHCFSKCTERIPVSHGRLHVLPLYAMLPASQQLQVFQDIPEGERLVVVATNVAETSLTIPGIKYVVDTGKEKVKKYDHATGMSSYEVQWISKASASQRAGRAGRTGPGHCYRLYSAAAFGKDDLFPEFAEPEIKKISVEGVVLMLKFMGIHKVVNFPFPTPPNKESLVEAEHCLKTLEALENDANGKLTPMGKAMAQYPMSPRHSRLLLTVIKILKSQQGLARSNFILGYAAAAASALSFTNPFLKQLDECDINGESEENNANPEANDPCERKRQKKHRAMVREAQEKFCNPSSDALTIARALQFFELSESPVEFCRINSLHLKTMEEMSKLRKQLLRLTFHHTKFCKEFAWNSGDSDDVEQAWRSESSKGPLQINEEEILGQGICAGWVDRVARRNYTYSRSARDDQKVRAVRYQSCALNDTIYLHRSSSVAQVAPELVVYSELLETKRLYMHGVTSIKPGWLLKYASSLCTFSAPLEDPKPYYDPLNDQVYCYVSPIFSRHNWQLPLHSLPIQDNTSRLQVFACALLKGDVLPCLRNVKDFLALSPSFVFGPASQRRVGDLLARMHIDKKLKIGQEIISRKLIDSRAALRDAWKADPNFLYPEIKAWYQDRFHSQFDVKWEQMHQEVLLEGHELFPKRSKKVKG
- the LOC112886982 gene encoding ATP-dependent RNA helicase DEAH13-like isoform X1 — its product is MEDSNALILPCKRKNKGQGKAKDGKKAKKEDPKMSKTKLKKLQKLEEEKQKKLLQAKSIEILQKHKISEDAYSLLHASGTIGQVETLKEKRRRAMQLSKAGLNVPEELSLFKTSSDKKISENSDNMEQILPAEFVEPAKSEDPCSEHKNNMKNDSMKAMECQPKMDVRVSISEPKTEGPSDNAHLLANQKIQSSIPCCSGSELDLQGKEPGQGQREAAVQECFGPPIVVPVSRPHEVEKARRDLPIIMMEQEIMEAIYENSIVILCGETGCGKTTQVPQFLYEAGFGTSDRADRRGMIGITQPRRVAVLATARRVSYELGLKLGREVGFQVRHDKLVGSNCSIKFMTDGILLRELQDDFLLRHYSVIILDEAHERSLNTDILIGMLSRIIKGRKNLYADQQYKIRSGVKIEPEDRISQLKVVLMSATLQLKDFISNRRLFDVIPPAVKVPVRQFPVTVHFSKRTQDDYLGQAYKKVMSIHKRLPPGGILVFVTGQREVDYLCKKLQRASKAQTAKKPEKIDGDDNGPCPEVGDKEILEAYDIDRNKSEHQDDIFCSYDDDDDDMDPGPDSGSSDNETEGEMDTDTDDEESVTYETTEKDAKVLAFLKNTENSSVLKASFGALSGISGVPESVEKSSDATSEEKSSPSVHCFSKCTERIPVSHGRLHVLPLYAMLPASQQLQVFQDIPEGERLVVVATNVAETSLTIPGIKYVVDTGKEKVKKYDHATGMSSYEVQWISKASASQRAGRAGRTGPGHCYRLYSAAAFGKDDLFPEFAEPEIKKISVEGVVLMLKFMGIHKVVNFPFPTPPNKESLVEAEHCLKTLEALENDANGKLTPMGKAMAQYPMSPRHSRLLLTVIKILKSQQGLARSNFILGYAAAAASALSFTNPFLKQLDECDINGESEENNANPEANDPCERKRQKKHRAMVREAQEKFCNPSSDALTIARALQFFELSESPVEFCRINSLHLKTMEEMSKLRKQLLRLTFHHTKFCKEFAWNSGDSDDVEQAWRSESSKGPLQINEEEILGQGICAGWVDRVARRNYTYSRSARDDQKVRAVRYQSCALNDTIYLHRSSSVAQVAPELVVYSELLETKRLYMHGVTSIKPGWLLKYASSLCTFSAPLEDPKPYYDPLNDQVYCYVSPIFSRHNWQLPLHSLPIQDNTSRLQVFACALLKGDVLPCLRNVKDFLALSPSFVFGPASQRRVGDLLARMHIDKKLKIGQEIISRKLIDSRAALRDAWKADPNFLYPEIKAWYQDRFHSQFDVKWEQMHQEVLLEGHELFPKRSKKVKG